A single genomic interval of Centropristis striata isolate RG_2023a ecotype Rhode Island chromosome 8, C.striata_1.0, whole genome shotgun sequence harbors:
- the LOC131975698 gene encoding transmembrane protein 244-like produces MAFKGNAVDSKTVLFNLLLCLLIFYSLFYMIGSVCFGAFRLDHFDGLIPFDFKTEPAESNSKYLVNLLSLELTYFCSGLLFAAVVRRRVWDYALTVTLLHVMITSLVMLEFPTVWQWWLALGSGLFLMICNGQLIAYFTCQSDQSYSSFSIY; encoded by the exons ATGGCATTCAAAGGCAACGCGGTCGACTCGAAG ACCGTGCTCTTCAATCTTCTGCTGTGTCTACTCATATTTTACTCTCTTTTCTACATGATTGGGAGTGTTTGCTTCGGTGCCTTCAG GTTGGATCACTTTGACGGACTGATTCCATTTGACTTTAAGACCGAACCTGCCGAATCAAACTCCAAATACTTGG TGAACCTCCTGTCCTTGGAGCTCACCTACTTTTGCAGTGGCCTTTTGTTTGCTGCAGTGGTTAGGAGGCGGGTGTGGGACTACGCCCTCACCGTCACACTTCTGCACGTAATGATTACCAGCCTAG TGATGTTGGAGTTTCCGACAGTGTGGCAGTGGTGGCTTGCTTTAG GTAGTGGCTTGTTTCTGATGATCTGCAACGGTCAGCTGATAGCGTACTTCACCTGCCAGAGTGACCAGAGCTACTCCTCATTCAGCATCTACTGA